From Curtobacterium sp. SGAir0471, the proteins below share one genomic window:
- a CDS encoding MerR family transcriptional regulator yields MSGTDTPGTESEMTRYDLGLLFTDGLPEHDEQNGYRGTVAARAAGISYRQLDYWARTELVQPTIRGAAGSGSQRLYGFRDILVLKLVKRLLDTGISLQQIRTAVNQLRESGVSDLAQTTLMSDGASVYLCTSDDEVIDLVSRGQGVFGIAVGKVLREVESSLVELDATPAADPDDELAARRASRAS; encoded by the coding sequence ATGAGTGGGACTGACACCCCCGGTACCGAGTCCGAGATGACTCGGTACGACCTCGGCCTGCTCTTCACCGACGGCCTCCCCGAGCACGACGAGCAGAACGGCTACCGCGGCACCGTCGCCGCCCGTGCAGCCGGCATCTCCTACCGCCAGCTCGACTACTGGGCCCGGACCGAGCTCGTGCAGCCGACCATCCGTGGCGCTGCCGGCTCCGGTTCGCAGCGGCTCTACGGCTTCCGCGACATCCTCGTCCTCAAGCTCGTCAAGCGACTCCTCGACACCGGCATCTCGCTCCAGCAGATCCGCACCGCCGTGAACCAGCTCCGCGAGTCGGGGGTGTCCGACCTGGCCCAGACGACGCTGATGTCGGACGGGGCCTCGGTCTACCTCTGCACCTCCGACGACGAGGTCATCGACCTGGTGTCCCGCGGCCAGGGCGTGTTCGGCATCGCCGTCGGCAAGGTCCTGCGCGAGGTCGAGAGCTCCCTGGTCGAGCTCGACGCCACCCCGGCGGCCGACCCCGACGACGAGCTCGCCGCGCGCCGAGCCTCCCGCGCGTCCTAG
- a CDS encoding ParA family protein, with product MHVLSVSSLKGGVGKTTVTLGLTSAAFAKGLRTLVVDLDPQSDVSTGLDIDISGHLNVADVLENPKEKIVRQAIAPSGWTKGSQGKVDVLVGSPSAINFDGPHPSIRDIWKLEEALANVEQDYELVLIDCAPSLNALTRTAWAASDRVTVVTEPGLFSVAAADRALRAIEEIRRGLSPRLQPLGIIVNRARVQSLEHQFRIKELRDMFGPLVLSPQLPERTSLQQAQGAAKPLHVWPGESAQEMAKNFDQLLERIMRTGKIGPYAEGGAA from the coding sequence GTGCATGTACTCAGCGTGAGCTCCCTCAAGGGTGGTGTCGGCAAGACGACGGTGACGCTCGGCCTGACTTCGGCCGCGTTCGCCAAGGGACTGCGCACGCTGGTGGTGGACCTCGACCCGCAGTCCGACGTCTCCACGGGCCTCGACATCGACATCTCCGGCCACCTCAACGTCGCCGACGTCCTCGAGAACCCGAAGGAGAAGATCGTCCGCCAGGCGATCGCCCCGTCCGGGTGGACGAAGGGTTCGCAGGGCAAGGTCGACGTGCTCGTCGGCTCCCCCTCGGCGATCAACTTCGACGGGCCGCACCCCTCCATCCGGGACATCTGGAAGCTCGAGGAGGCGCTGGCCAACGTCGAGCAGGACTACGAGCTCGTGCTCATCGACTGCGCACCGTCGCTGAACGCCCTCACCCGCACCGCCTGGGCAGCGTCGGACCGCGTGACCGTCGTCACCGAGCCGGGTCTGTTCTCCGTGGCTGCCGCCGACCGGGCCCTCCGCGCGATCGAGGAGATCCGCCGCGGCCTCTCCCCCCGGCTGCAGCCGCTCGGCATCATCGTGAACCGGGCGCGCGTGCAGTCGCTCGAGCACCAGTTCCGCATCAAGGAGCTCCGGGACATGTTCGGGCCGCTCGTGCTCTCGCCGCAGCTGCCCGAGCGCACGTCGCTGCAACAGGCGCAGGGTGCGGCGAAGCCCCTGCACGTGTGGCCGGGCGAGTCCGCGCAGGAGATGGCGAAGAACTTCGACCAGCTGCTCGAGCGCATCATGCGCACGGGCAAGATCGGCCCCTACGCCGAGGGCGGCGCCGCCTAG
- a CDS encoding peptide deformylase — translation MTVRPIRLFGDPVLRSPADPIAPGALGSQGVRDLVQDLLDTVREPGRAGVAAPQIGVGLRAFSYNVDGEVGYVLNPEVVEVRGEVELMDEGCLSVPGLSYPTPRSPYAKVRGVDVDGAEVVLEGTGLMAEALQHEVDHLDGTVYVMTLDPEVRRGALRDIRAQAWFH, via the coding sequence ATGACCGTCCGTCCCATCCGCCTGTTCGGTGACCCCGTCCTCCGTTCCCCCGCTGACCCGATCGCGCCCGGTGCGCTCGGCTCCCAGGGCGTCCGTGACCTCGTGCAGGACCTCCTCGACACCGTGCGGGAACCCGGTCGCGCCGGCGTGGCCGCCCCGCAGATCGGGGTCGGCCTGCGCGCGTTCTCGTACAACGTCGACGGCGAGGTCGGGTACGTGCTCAACCCCGAGGTCGTCGAGGTCCGCGGCGAGGTCGAGCTGATGGACGAGGGCTGCCTGTCCGTGCCCGGCCTGTCCTACCCGACGCCACGTTCCCCGTACGCCAAGGTCCGCGGCGTCGACGTCGACGGGGCCGAGGTCGTGCTCGAGGGCACCGGGCTGATGGCCGAGGCGCTGCAGCACGAGGTCGACCACCTCGACGGCACGGTGTACGTGATGACCCTCGACCCCGAGGTCCGCCGCGGGGCGCTCCGCGACATCCGCGCGCAGGCCTGGTTCCACTGA
- a CDS encoding AMP-dependent synthetase/ligase: MNDQRQSAPTPAPDHGSAGRLLSERARRTPDRPILAQRHGDTWTTVSAADTLARVRGIAKGFVAAGLEPGAHVAILSRTRMEWTLVDFAVWTAGLVSVPVYETSSPDQVRWILSDSETVAIVVEQEEHARRVAAVAPDLPHLGQHWTIDGGGLDDLVRLGETVTDAELDARTADVHGHDDATIIYTSGTTGRPKGCVLRHDNFTGTVEGATEAMPEVVADGSSTLLFIPMAHVFARFIAVMSISTGVLVGHEPDTRDLMRAVSTFRPTFLLAVPRVFEKIYNSAEQKADLGGKGKVFRAAADVAVAHSEAVADGRVPLGLKLRFALFDKLVYAKLRDAIGGRVQYAISGSAPLSPRLSHFFRSIGVHILEGYGLTETTAPATVNRAHELRIGTVGRALPGVEVRIADDGEILIRGVDVFDRYWHNDEATTKAFADGWFRTGDLGRLDADGVLTVTGRAKELIVTASGKNVAPAPLEDGIREHPLVGQVVVVGEGKPFVAALVTLDREMLPGWCEARGISPALTPRAAAYDERVHAAVQEAVDTANQRVSRAESVRSFTIVDTELTEASGHLTPKLTIKRAVVLRDFAADVEHIYSGSKVQTTATPVVASRRRNRA, from the coding sequence GTGAACGATCAGCGGCAGTCCGCACCCACCCCCGCACCCGACCACGGCTCCGCCGGCCGGCTGCTCTCCGAACGGGCACGTCGGACACCCGACCGGCCGATCCTCGCCCAGCGGCACGGCGACACGTGGACGACGGTGAGCGCCGCCGACACCCTCGCGCGCGTCCGCGGCATCGCGAAGGGGTTCGTCGCCGCCGGGCTCGAACCGGGCGCGCACGTCGCGATCCTGTCCCGCACCCGGATGGAGTGGACGCTCGTCGACTTCGCCGTCTGGACCGCCGGGCTCGTGTCCGTGCCCGTGTACGAGACGAGCTCGCCCGACCAGGTCCGCTGGATCCTGTCCGACTCCGAGACCGTCGCGATCGTGGTCGAGCAGGAGGAGCACGCCCGCCGGGTGGCCGCCGTCGCACCGGACCTGCCGCACCTCGGCCAGCACTGGACCATCGACGGCGGTGGGCTCGACGACCTGGTCCGCCTCGGCGAGACCGTCACCGACGCCGAACTCGACGCCCGGACGGCGGACGTGCACGGCCACGACGACGCGACGATCATCTACACCTCGGGCACGACCGGACGCCCGAAGGGCTGCGTCCTCCGCCACGACAACTTCACCGGCACGGTCGAGGGCGCCACCGAGGCCATGCCCGAGGTCGTCGCGGACGGGTCCTCGACACTGCTCTTCATCCCGATGGCCCACGTGTTCGCCCGGTTCATCGCGGTGATGTCGATCTCGACCGGCGTGCTGGTCGGCCACGAGCCCGACACCCGCGACCTGATGCGGGCGGTCTCGACCTTCCGGCCGACCTTCCTGCTCGCCGTCCCCCGGGTGTTCGAGAAGATCTACAACTCGGCGGAGCAGAAGGCCGACCTGGGCGGCAAGGGCAAGGTCTTCCGTGCCGCCGCCGACGTCGCGGTCGCGCACTCCGAGGCCGTCGCCGACGGCCGGGTGCCGCTCGGCCTGAAGCTCCGGTTCGCCCTGTTCGACAAGCTCGTCTACGCGAAGCTCCGCGACGCGATCGGCGGCCGGGTGCAGTACGCGATCAGCGGGTCCGCACCGCTCTCCCCCCGCCTCTCGCACTTCTTCCGCTCGATCGGCGTGCACATCCTCGAGGGCTACGGGCTGACCGAGACGACGGCCCCCGCGACCGTGAACCGGGCGCACGAGCTGCGGATCGGGACGGTGGGGCGCGCGCTCCCCGGCGTCGAGGTGCGCATCGCCGACGACGGCGAGATCCTGATCCGCGGCGTCGACGTGTTCGACCGGTACTGGCACAACGACGAGGCGACGACGAAGGCCTTCGCCGACGGCTGGTTCCGCACCGGTGACCTCGGCCGGCTCGACGCCGACGGCGTGCTCACCGTGACCGGCCGGGCGAAGGAGCTCATCGTCACCGCGAGCGGCAAGAACGTCGCGCCGGCGCCGCTCGAGGACGGCATCCGCGAACACCCGCTGGTCGGGCAGGTGGTCGTCGTCGGCGAGGGCAAGCCGTTCGTCGCAGCGCTCGTCACGCTCGACCGCGAGATGCTGCCGGGCTGGTGCGAGGCCCGTGGGATCTCCCCCGCGCTCACCCCGCGCGCGGCAGCGTACGACGAGCGCGTGCACGCCGCCGTGCAGGAGGCCGTTGACACCGCCAACCAGCGCGTCTCCCGCGCTGAGTCGGTGCGGTCCTTCACGATCGTCGACACCGAGCTGACGGAGGCGTCGGGGCACCTCACCCCCAAGCTGACGATCAAGCGCGCGGTGGTCCTGCGCGACTTCGCCGCGGACGTGGAGCACATCTACTCGGGCTCGAAGGTCCAGACCACGGCTACCCCGGTGGTCGCGTCCCGACGACGGAACCGCGCGTAG
- a CDS encoding ROK family glucokinase yields the protein MHAIGIDIGGTKIAGAVVSELGEILAEDRVATNAADPDAMLDDVVTMVTRLRAAHDVGAVGVAAPGFIDASQSIVYYTPNIRWRNEPLRQKLQERLGDLHITVDNDANAAGWAEFRFGAGRLVSDMTMLTIGTGVGGAIVTEDRLFRGGFGTGGEIGHLRIVPNGLPCGCGARGCIEQYGSGRALQRMANDVADAGGIGSALADAREQNGGQLDGKIVGDLILADDPGALAALRRLGRHLGEACASLSAVLDPQLFVFGGGVASAGDRLLEPIKQAYLNNLPARGYHPEPDFVIAELVNDAGVVGAADLARIHARTA from the coding sequence GTGCATGCCATCGGAATCGACATCGGGGGCACCAAGATCGCGGGAGCGGTCGTCTCGGAGCTCGGCGAGATCCTCGCCGAGGACCGCGTCGCCACCAACGCGGCGGACCCGGACGCCATGCTCGACGACGTCGTGACGATGGTCACGCGCCTGCGAGCAGCCCACGACGTGGGAGCGGTCGGTGTCGCGGCACCCGGGTTCATCGACGCCTCGCAGTCGATCGTCTACTACACGCCGAACATCCGGTGGCGGAACGAGCCCCTGCGGCAGAAGCTCCAGGAGCGCCTCGGCGACCTGCACATCACCGTCGACAACGACGCGAACGCGGCCGGCTGGGCGGAGTTCCGCTTCGGTGCCGGTCGACTCGTGTCGGACATGACCATGCTCACGATCGGCACGGGCGTCGGCGGCGCGATCGTCACCGAGGACCGGCTCTTCCGCGGCGGCTTCGGCACGGGCGGCGAGATCGGGCACCTGCGGATCGTCCCGAACGGCCTGCCCTGCGGGTGCGGCGCCCGTGGCTGCATCGAGCAGTACGGCTCCGGTCGTGCCCTGCAGCGCATGGCGAACGACGTCGCCGACGCCGGCGGCATCGGGTCGGCGCTCGCGGACGCCCGCGAGCAGAACGGCGGCCAGCTCGACGGGAAGATCGTCGGCGACCTGATCCTGGCCGACGACCCGGGGGCCCTCGCGGCGCTCCGTCGCCTCGGTCGGCACCTCGGCGAGGCGTGCGCCTCGCTGTCCGCCGTCCTCGACCCGCAGCTGTTCGTCTTCGGCGGCGGGGTCGCGAGCGCGGGGGACCGGCTGCTCGAGCCGATCAAGCAGGCGTACCTGAACAACCTGCCGGCGCGCGGCTACCACCCGGAACCCGACTTCGTGATCGCCGAGCTCGTGAACGACGCCGGTGTCGTCGGCGCCGCCGACCTCGCCCGCATCCACGCCCGCACGGCGTAG